In Pseudohongiella acticola, the sequence CAGCAACCGCACAGGTGGCGCTGGATGGTGACGAAATATTGTTGAATCTGGCGGCAGACTACCGCCTGAGCGATGCCTGGGAGGTCACCGGCCAGCTCATTCTGACCCGCGCCGCTGATGACAGCGCGATCTATTTTCTGGAACGTGATGTACGTGCCGGCCTGACACTGAGCTGGTCGTTCTGACCAGCGCCTGCCGACCGGCATTCAGATTTCTGACCGCTGCCGACTCTTACCGGTCGAATCAAAGACTTCCCGATCAAACTCATTTTCCCAGTTCGCCACCGTTGTCGCCACGGACAGGTCACCGGTGATATTGACGCTGGTCCTGAGCATGTCCAGCGGGCGATCAAAGGGCAGTACAAACCCCACCACAACCGCAATCTGCTCCGGGCTGAGACCGATCGTGCCCATCACGGCCGCCATCAGGAATACCGACGCTCCGGGCACGGCCGCCGTGCCAATGGATACCATGGTCGTGGTCGCGGCTACCAGCAGATAGTCAATCAGACTCAGATCAACACCAAAAACCTGCGCTGCAAAAACAGACACCACACCAACGTAAATGGCTGAACCATCCATGTTGATGGTTGCACCCAGCGGCAACACCGTAGAAGCAACAGCCGGTCTAATGCCCAGATTCTCTTCCGCCGCGGTCAGCGTCACCGGCAACGTCGCCATACTGGATGACGTGGAGAACGCCACCAGCATGGCGTTCTTGGCGCCCTTAAAGAATTTCACCGGCGACAGACCCAGCACAAATTTCATGATGCTGCTGTGCACAACCACGGTGTGAAAAACCAGTGCCAGAATCACCGTCGCCGCCAGTGCCACGACATCCAGCAATGCCGCGACCCCCTGCGTGCCAGCCACCCAGGCAATCAGTGCGAACACCCCGAACGGGGCAAACTCCATGACCCAGTGCGTCAGCTTCAGCATGACTTCAGCGCCAGCGTCCATGATGTCGGCCATGGGTTGGGCATTTTTGCCGACGACCAGAATCCCCATGCCGAAAATCACGGCAAAAAAGATGATCGCCAGCACATTACCTTCCGCCAGCGCCGCCACCGGGTTGGTTGGCACAATTGACATCATGCGCTCCCCGATGGGAATCGGCGCCTGAAGTTCGCCGGGCGTTGCTGCCGACAGGTCCACGCCCACACCGGGCTGAATGATCGCCGCCAGGGTCAGGCCAACGATAATGGCCACCAGTGTTGTGCCCATATAAATAGCCAGGGTCTTGATGCCCAGCGAGCCCAGTTTTTGCGGGTCCCCCATCGCCACAATGCCGGCGACGATGGTGATGAAGATCAGAGGCACCACCACCATCTGTATCAGACGGATAAACAGATCACCTATCCAGCGAATGGACTGGGCACCTTCACCCCAGAACGCGCCGACAATCACACCCAGAATCAGTGCCAGCACAATTCGTTTCCACAAAGGTGTCGCAAACCATTTCTGAGTAACTGTTGTTGATGAACCCGCCACTGTTGTTGTCCTCTTGCTGGATTTTTATCGTTATCTGGCTTTATTTAGCGTTGCCGAACAGACTATCTAAAACCTTGACGAAGTGCCAATTATTTCCATTTGTGCGACAATGCCGCCTCTCTCGCGCATTGCAGGCAGGACTTCATGACAGACTGGGTCAAAGGCGTGGTTGCGGCCAACACGCACTGGACAGACAATCTATTTTCGCTACGTATTCAGGCAGACATCGCACCTTTTACTGCGGGTCAGTACACCAGCCTGGCGCTGGATATTGCTGGCGAGCGCGTGGCACAACCGTATTCGCTGCTCAGTGCGCCCGGCGCTCAACCGCTGGAGTTTTTCTTCTATACCCAGCTTGAAGGTGACCTGTCACGCGCACTGTCGCGCAAAGTCGAGGGCGACACCGTCTGGGTGCAGCAGCAACCTGAAGGCACATTGACACTGACAGGCATCACCGAATCCGGTAAAAACCTGTGCTTGATGGCGACCGGCACCGGCGTCGCGCCATTCATATCAATGCTGCAGACAGATCAGCCCTGGCAGCAGTTTGAACATGTGATCCTGGTGTACGCAGCGCGTCACTGGGCCGACTTCCAATATCAGGATCTTTTTACCGCGCTGCAAAAACGCTACCCGGACCGGTTCACCCTGCTGCCTTTCATCAGCCGTGAACAGATTGCCGGCACCCTGCAGGGGCATATACCTGACAAGTTGCGCTCAGGCGAACTGGAGCAGCAGCTGGGTCGTCAATTTGATCCGGCCCATAGCCATGTCATGCTGTG encodes:
- a CDS encoding ferredoxin--NADP reductase, with the protein product MTDWVKGVVAANTHWTDNLFSLRIQADIAPFTAGQYTSLALDIAGERVAQPYSLLSAPGAQPLEFFFYTQLEGDLSRALSRKVEGDTVWVQQQPEGTLTLTGITESGKNLCLMATGTGVAPFISMLQTDQPWQQFEHVILVYAARHWADFQYQDLFTALQKRYPDRFTLLPFISREQIAGTLQGHIPDKLRSGELEQQLGRQFDPAHSHVMLCGNPGMVKDAVAVLQARGFSDNRPGQPGQLSYESYW
- a CDS encoding dicarboxylate/amino acid:cation symporter, whose translation is MAGSSTTVTQKWFATPLWKRIVLALILGVIVGAFWGEGAQSIRWIGDLFIRLIQMVVVPLIFITIVAGIVAMGDPQKLGSLGIKTLAIYMGTTLVAIIVGLTLAAIIQPGVGVDLSAATPGELQAPIPIGERMMSIVPTNPVAALAEGNVLAIIFFAVIFGMGILVVGKNAQPMADIMDAGAEVMLKLTHWVMEFAPFGVFALIAWVAGTQGVAALLDVVALAATVILALVFHTVVVHSSIMKFVLGLSPVKFFKGAKNAMLVAFSTSSSMATLPVTLTAAEENLGIRPAVASTVLPLGATINMDGSAIYVGVVSVFAAQVFGVDLSLIDYLLVAATTTMVSIGTAAVPGASVFLMAAVMGTIGLSPEQIAVVVGFVLPFDRPLDMLRTSVNITGDLSVATTVANWENEFDREVFDSTGKSRQRSEI